In the Anguilla anguilla isolate fAngAng1 chromosome 7, fAngAng1.pri, whole genome shotgun sequence genome, one interval contains:
- the saraf gene encoding store-operated calcium entry-associated regulatory factor, translating to MKYLFTFSLLCLFVLQAESWNDGGSVLLREVQVLTLYRGQYTTSRRTSPVPQLQCIGGSAGCSSFVPDVVQCQNKGWDGIDVQWECKTDMDNAYRFGRIEVSCEGFNHPDDPYILKGSCGLEYTMELTEQGRQRGGGGGGFGGFGSSFFQGSSDSRRSHQGSNSYHQSSTGGDMTGDISGLVVVGLFLLLAYGVYKMFLCGPVPGQHRFPGGNPQGPDAHGYPHNTEPPPPGFKPDYTNDSSGYGSSAGYPGGSAGYPGASSGFGFRNEFMGPRPAQNASSTGNGFWSGMGTGGVLGYLFGSQRRQSGMPTGSSGYSWNSGTPKTSPASSGTRTASGFGGTKRR from the exons ATGAAGTATTTGTTTACGTTTTCTTTACTGTGTCTTTTCGTGCTTCAAGCGGAAAGTTGGAATGATGGAG GTAGTGTGCTACTTCGAGAGGTACAGGTGCTCACTCTGTACAGAGGCCAATACACAACTTCCCGACGGACGAGCCCTGTTCCACAGCTCCAATGCATTGGTGGGTCGGCTGGTTGTAGTTCATTTGTCCCAGATGTAGTTCAGTGTCAGAACAAGGGTTGGGATGGAATTGATGTTCAG tGGGAGTGTAAAACAGACATGGATAACGCGTACAGGTTTGGAAGGATCGAGGTAAGCTGCGAAGGCTTCAACCACCCGGACGACCCCTACATCCTGAAGGGCTCATGCGGGCTGGAGTACACCATGGAGCTAACCGAACAGGGCCgacagaggggcgggggtgggggtgggtttggAGGATTCGGCTCCAGCTTTTTTCAGGGCTCGTCAGACTCCCGAAGGAGCCATCAGGGCAGTAACTCTTACCACCAGAGCTCCACGGGAGGCGATATGACCGGAGACATTAGCGGCCTGGTCGTGGTGGGGCTCTTCCTGCTCCTGGCTTACGGCGTGTATAAGATGTTCCTGTGCGGCCCTGTCCCGGGGCAGCATCGTTTCCCAGGCGGAAACCCTCAGGGGCCTGACGCCCACGGCTACCCCCATAACACTGAGCCCCCACCGCCAGGCTTCAAACCCGATTACACAA ATGACTCTTCTGGCTATGGAAGCAGCGCAGGCTATCCAGGAGGCAGCGCAGGCTATCCAGGGGCCAGCAGTGGCTTTGGTTTTCGCAACGAGTTCATGGGACCACGGCCTGCTCAAAACGCATCCAGCACAGGAAATGGATTCTGGAGTGGAATGGGCACTGGTGGAGTTCTGGGATATCTGTTTGGGAGTCAGAG GCGCCAGTCAGGCATGCCCACAGGGAGTTCTGGGTATTCATGGAATTCTGGTACACCTAAGACATCGCCGGCGAGCAGTGGAACACGAACGGCCTCAG GTTTTGGTGGGACTAAGAGAAGATAA
- the LOC118231288 gene encoding golgin subfamily A member 6-like protein 4 isoform X3, with amino-acid sequence MDSIRVRFYIGIQVAKLRVRQACENSGAVSTCAKPQARTRSALGRGRGLPRRKSPAVLFYKDGSEAKLRHIPMRGKRSRGMKRFFGTHRDEDYGQVRYLTAKCSRLAQEKAVLEREFLVAGERERTLRKDLETVSRQLCQQEQLNVELSITQDQLLSQTHQQKELMEFLQQHLRRTVEEGSRDTGLLGLQLEQLCTEMQQLQDTEAQLEGLVEELHRENQSRAAQADVLNAQLDRFQELEAQQNSHQETILELEALKICYHEILLELDRVRTSHQETIMEMDSLQTSHQETLLDLDALETTHQETVLELDALEATHQVTLLELESLKSLHMQTALELQTLRRSHQEKVLELMGLRGSHKETVAELEALQRSHQENVEELQDLRSSHEVTVQELQQENQNSLRKLQETAEQFEWLCDQQRNWMCYVKRYKVSMSGEKEALLKQMGRMEKELITLRKSSSEEGGETQHEVSSSTPTETETQHCESETTDTEDYGFTMWDSDIMSDLQTEVEKWRRRYEDLYIKLAQHREEHSVDTFRKPP; translated from the exons ATGGACAGCATTCGCGTGCGGTTTTATATTGGCATTCAGGTGGCAAAGCTTAGGGTGCGTCAAGCATGTGAAAATAGTGGAGCAGTTTCAACTTGCGCGAAACCACAAGCGAGGACACGAAGTGCGCTTGGGCGTGGGCGTGGTCTACCCCGGAGAAAATCACCTGCGGTTCTGTTTTACAAAGATGGAAGCGAAGCAAAACTCAGACACATCCCGATGCGAGGGAAGAGAAGCAGAGGAATGAAGAGGTTTTTTGGGACACACAGAGATGAGGATTACGGACAGGTTCGGTACCTCACGGCCAAATGTAGCCGACTCGCACAAGAGAAAG CAGTTCTGGAGCGGGAGTTCCTGGTTgccggagagagggaaaggaccCTCAGGAAAGATCTAGAAACTGTCTCCCGCCAGCTATGTCAGCAGGAGCAGCTCAATGTAGAGCTGAGCATCACGCAGGACCAGCTGCTCAGCCAGACGCACCAACAGAAG gagCTGATGGAGTtcctgcagcagcacctgcgCAGAACGGTGGAGGAGGGCTCTCGGGACACAGGGCTGCTTGGCCTGCAACTGGAGCAACTGTGCACAGAgatgcagcagctgcaggacacCGAAGCACAGCTGGAGGGCCTGGTGGAGGAGCTGCACAGGGAGAACCAGAGCAGGGCTGCACAGGCAGACGTCCTGAATGCGCAGCTAGACAG GTTCCAGGAGCTGGAGGCTCAACAGAATTCCCACCAGGAGACCATATTGGAGCTGGAGGCCCTGAAGATCTGTTACCACGAGATATTACTGGAGCTGGATAGGGTACGGACCTCCCACCAGGAGACAATAATGGAAATGGACTCTCTGCAGACCTCCCACCAGGAGACCCTCCTGGACCTGGACGCTCTGGAGACCACTCACCAGGAGACTGTGCTCGAGCTGGACGCTCTGGAGGCGACCCACCAGGTGACTCTGCTAGAACTGGAGTCGCTGAAAAGCTTGCACATGCAGACAGCCCTGGAGCTGCAGACGCTGCGGAGGTCTCACCAGGAGAAGGTTCTGGAGCTGATGGGGCTCCGCGGTTCTCACAAGGAGACGGTGGCGGAGCTGGAAGCGCTGCAGAGATCTCACCAGGAGAACGTGGAAGAGCTGCAGGATCTGCGGTCCTCCCACGAGGTCACggtgcaggagctgcagcaggagaacCAGAACAGCTTGCGGAAGCTCCAGGAAACGGCCGAGCAGTTCGAGTGGCTCTGCGACCAACAGCGGAACTGGATGTGTTACGTAAAGAG GTATAAGGTCAGCATGTCCGGAGAGAAGGAGGCCCTGTTAAAGCAGATGGGAAGGATGGAGAAAGAGCTCATCACCCTCAGAAAGAGCTCTTcagaagagggaggggagacTCAACATGAAGTGTCCAGCAGCACACCAACAGAGACTGAGACTCAGCACTGTGAGAGTGAAACAACTGACACTGAGGACTATGG GTTCACTATGTGGGATTCTGACATTATGTCCGATCTTCAAACTGAGGTGGAGAAATGGCGGCGCCGTTATGAAGACCTGTACATTAAACTGGCACAACATCGG GAGGAGCATTCTGTTGACACCTTCCGGAAACCTCCCTGA
- the LOC118231288 gene encoding hyaluronan mediated motility receptor isoform X2, translated as MDSIRVRFYIGIQVAKLRVRQACENSGAVSTCAKPQARTRSALGRGRGLPRRKSPAVLFYKDGSEAKLRHIPMRGKRSRGMKRFFGTHRDEDYGQVRYLTAKCSRLAQEKVLEREFLVAGERERTLRKDLETVSRQLCQQEQLNVELSITQDQLLSQTHQQKELMEFLQQHLRRTVEEGSRDTGLLGLQLEQLCTEMQQLQDTEAQLEGLVEELHRENQSRAAQADVLNAQLDSRFQELEAQQNSHQETILELEALKICYHEILLELDRVRTSHQETIMEMDSLQTSHQETLLDLDALETTHQETVLELDALEATHQVTLLELESLKSLHMQTALELQTLRRSHQEKVLELMGLRGSHKETVAELEALQRSHQENVEELQDLRSSHEVTVQELQQENQNSLRKLQETAEQFEWLCDQQRNWMCYVKRYKVSMSGEKEALLKQMGRMEKELITLRKSSSEEGGETQHEVSSSTPTETETQHCESETTDTEDYGFTMWDSDIMSDLQTEVEKWRRRYEDLYIKLAQHREEHSVDTFRKPP; from the exons ATGGACAGCATTCGCGTGCGGTTTTATATTGGCATTCAGGTGGCAAAGCTTAGGGTGCGTCAAGCATGTGAAAATAGTGGAGCAGTTTCAACTTGCGCGAAACCACAAGCGAGGACACGAAGTGCGCTTGGGCGTGGGCGTGGTCTACCCCGGAGAAAATCACCTGCGGTTCTGTTTTACAAAGATGGAAGCGAAGCAAAACTCAGACACATCCCGATGCGAGGGAAGAGAAGCAGAGGAATGAAGAGGTTTTTTGGGACACACAGAGATGAGGATTACGGACAGGTTCGGTACCTCACGGCCAAATGTAGCCGACTCGCACAAGAGAAAG TTCTGGAGCGGGAGTTCCTGGTTgccggagagagggaaaggaccCTCAGGAAAGATCTAGAAACTGTCTCCCGCCAGCTATGTCAGCAGGAGCAGCTCAATGTAGAGCTGAGCATCACGCAGGACCAGCTGCTCAGCCAGACGCACCAACAGAAG gagCTGATGGAGTtcctgcagcagcacctgcgCAGAACGGTGGAGGAGGGCTCTCGGGACACAGGGCTGCTTGGCCTGCAACTGGAGCAACTGTGCACAGAgatgcagcagctgcaggacacCGAAGCACAGCTGGAGGGCCTGGTGGAGGAGCTGCACAGGGAGAACCAGAGCAGGGCTGCACAGGCAGACGTCCTGAATGCGCAGCTAGACAG CAGGTTCCAGGAGCTGGAGGCTCAACAGAATTCCCACCAGGAGACCATATTGGAGCTGGAGGCCCTGAAGATCTGTTACCACGAGATATTACTGGAGCTGGATAGGGTACGGACCTCCCACCAGGAGACAATAATGGAAATGGACTCTCTGCAGACCTCCCACCAGGAGACCCTCCTGGACCTGGACGCTCTGGAGACCACTCACCAGGAGACTGTGCTCGAGCTGGACGCTCTGGAGGCGACCCACCAGGTGACTCTGCTAGAACTGGAGTCGCTGAAAAGCTTGCACATGCAGACAGCCCTGGAGCTGCAGACGCTGCGGAGGTCTCACCAGGAGAAGGTTCTGGAGCTGATGGGGCTCCGCGGTTCTCACAAGGAGACGGTGGCGGAGCTGGAAGCGCTGCAGAGATCTCACCAGGAGAACGTGGAAGAGCTGCAGGATCTGCGGTCCTCCCACGAGGTCACggtgcaggagctgcagcaggagaacCAGAACAGCTTGCGGAAGCTCCAGGAAACGGCCGAGCAGTTCGAGTGGCTCTGCGACCAACAGCGGAACTGGATGTGTTACGTAAAGAG GTATAAGGTCAGCATGTCCGGAGAGAAGGAGGCCCTGTTAAAGCAGATGGGAAGGATGGAGAAAGAGCTCATCACCCTCAGAAAGAGCTCTTcagaagagggaggggagacTCAACATGAAGTGTCCAGCAGCACACCAACAGAGACTGAGACTCAGCACTGTGAGAGTGAAACAACTGACACTGAGGACTATGG GTTCACTATGTGGGATTCTGACATTATGTCCGATCTTCAAACTGAGGTGGAGAAATGGCGGCGCCGTTATGAAGACCTGTACATTAAACTGGCACAACATCGG GAGGAGCATTCTGTTGACACCTTCCGGAAACCTCCCTGA
- the LOC118231288 gene encoding hyaluronan mediated motility receptor isoform X1, with amino-acid sequence MDSIRVRFYIGIQVAKLRVRQACENSGAVSTCAKPQARTRSALGRGRGLPRRKSPAVLFYKDGSEAKLRHIPMRGKRSRGMKRFFGTHRDEDYGQVRYLTAKCSRLAQEKAVLEREFLVAGERERTLRKDLETVSRQLCQQEQLNVELSITQDQLLSQTHQQKELMEFLQQHLRRTVEEGSRDTGLLGLQLEQLCTEMQQLQDTEAQLEGLVEELHRENQSRAAQADVLNAQLDSRFQELEAQQNSHQETILELEALKICYHEILLELDRVRTSHQETIMEMDSLQTSHQETLLDLDALETTHQETVLELDALEATHQVTLLELESLKSLHMQTALELQTLRRSHQEKVLELMGLRGSHKETVAELEALQRSHQENVEELQDLRSSHEVTVQELQQENQNSLRKLQETAEQFEWLCDQQRNWMCYVKRYKVSMSGEKEALLKQMGRMEKELITLRKSSSEEGGETQHEVSSSTPTETETQHCESETTDTEDYGFTMWDSDIMSDLQTEVEKWRRRYEDLYIKLAQHREEHSVDTFRKPP; translated from the exons ATGGACAGCATTCGCGTGCGGTTTTATATTGGCATTCAGGTGGCAAAGCTTAGGGTGCGTCAAGCATGTGAAAATAGTGGAGCAGTTTCAACTTGCGCGAAACCACAAGCGAGGACACGAAGTGCGCTTGGGCGTGGGCGTGGTCTACCCCGGAGAAAATCACCTGCGGTTCTGTTTTACAAAGATGGAAGCGAAGCAAAACTCAGACACATCCCGATGCGAGGGAAGAGAAGCAGAGGAATGAAGAGGTTTTTTGGGACACACAGAGATGAGGATTACGGACAGGTTCGGTACCTCACGGCCAAATGTAGCCGACTCGCACAAGAGAAAG CAGTTCTGGAGCGGGAGTTCCTGGTTgccggagagagggaaaggaccCTCAGGAAAGATCTAGAAACTGTCTCCCGCCAGCTATGTCAGCAGGAGCAGCTCAATGTAGAGCTGAGCATCACGCAGGACCAGCTGCTCAGCCAGACGCACCAACAGAAG gagCTGATGGAGTtcctgcagcagcacctgcgCAGAACGGTGGAGGAGGGCTCTCGGGACACAGGGCTGCTTGGCCTGCAACTGGAGCAACTGTGCACAGAgatgcagcagctgcaggacacCGAAGCACAGCTGGAGGGCCTGGTGGAGGAGCTGCACAGGGAGAACCAGAGCAGGGCTGCACAGGCAGACGTCCTGAATGCGCAGCTAGACAG CAGGTTCCAGGAGCTGGAGGCTCAACAGAATTCCCACCAGGAGACCATATTGGAGCTGGAGGCCCTGAAGATCTGTTACCACGAGATATTACTGGAGCTGGATAGGGTACGGACCTCCCACCAGGAGACAATAATGGAAATGGACTCTCTGCAGACCTCCCACCAGGAGACCCTCCTGGACCTGGACGCTCTGGAGACCACTCACCAGGAGACTGTGCTCGAGCTGGACGCTCTGGAGGCGACCCACCAGGTGACTCTGCTAGAACTGGAGTCGCTGAAAAGCTTGCACATGCAGACAGCCCTGGAGCTGCAGACGCTGCGGAGGTCTCACCAGGAGAAGGTTCTGGAGCTGATGGGGCTCCGCGGTTCTCACAAGGAGACGGTGGCGGAGCTGGAAGCGCTGCAGAGATCTCACCAGGAGAACGTGGAAGAGCTGCAGGATCTGCGGTCCTCCCACGAGGTCACggtgcaggagctgcagcaggagaacCAGAACAGCTTGCGGAAGCTCCAGGAAACGGCCGAGCAGTTCGAGTGGCTCTGCGACCAACAGCGGAACTGGATGTGTTACGTAAAGAG GTATAAGGTCAGCATGTCCGGAGAGAAGGAGGCCCTGTTAAAGCAGATGGGAAGGATGGAGAAAGAGCTCATCACCCTCAGAAAGAGCTCTTcagaagagggaggggagacTCAACATGAAGTGTCCAGCAGCACACCAACAGAGACTGAGACTCAGCACTGTGAGAGTGAAACAACTGACACTGAGGACTATGG GTTCACTATGTGGGATTCTGACATTATGTCCGATCTTCAAACTGAGGTGGAGAAATGGCGGCGCCGTTATGAAGACCTGTACATTAAACTGGCACAACATCGG GAGGAGCATTCTGTTGACACCTTCCGGAAACCTCCCTGA
- the leprotl1 gene encoding leptin receptor overlapping transcript-like 1 isoform X1, giving the protein MAGIKALISLSFGGAVGLMFLMLGCALPVYNTYWPLFVLFFYILSPLPYCISRRVVDDTDSASNACKELAIFLTTGIVVSAFGLPVIFARAGVIAWGACALVLTGNGIIFATILGFFLVFGSNDDFSWQQW; this is encoded by the exons ATGGCCGGGATTAAAG CTCTCATCAGCCTGTCCTTTGGGGGAGCTGTTGGGCTTATGTTCCTAATGCTGGGATGTGCCCTGCCTGTGTACAA tacGTACTGGCCCCTGTTTGTCCTGTTCTTCTACATCCTGTCTCCTCTACCCTACTGTATCTCGAGAAGGGTGGTGGATGACACAGACTCTGCCAGCAATGCCTGCAAAGAGCTGGCCATCTTTCTCACCACTGGCATTGTGGTCTCGGCTTTTGGGCTTCCGGTCATTTTTGCAAGAGCCGGAGTG ATAGCTTGGGGAGCCTGTGCTCTGGTGCTAACGGGCAACGGCATCATCTTCGCCACCATCCTGGGATTCTTCCTGGTCTTCGGGTCGAACGACGACTTCAGTTGGCAACAGTGGTAA
- the leprotl1 gene encoding leptin receptor overlapping transcript-like 1 isoform X2, whose protein sequence is MAGIKALISLSFGGAVGLMFLMLGCALPVYNTYWPLFVLFFYILSPLPYCISRRVVDDTDSASNACKELAIFLTTGIVVSAFGLPVIFARAGVIAWGACALVLTGNGIIFATILGFFLVFGSNDDFSWQQ, encoded by the exons ATGGCCGGGATTAAAG CTCTCATCAGCCTGTCCTTTGGGGGAGCTGTTGGGCTTATGTTCCTAATGCTGGGATGTGCCCTGCCTGTGTACAA tacGTACTGGCCCCTGTTTGTCCTGTTCTTCTACATCCTGTCTCCTCTACCCTACTGTATCTCGAGAAGGGTGGTGGATGACACAGACTCTGCCAGCAATGCCTGCAAAGAGCTGGCCATCTTTCTCACCACTGGCATTGTGGTCTCGGCTTTTGGGCTTCCGGTCATTTTTGCAAGAGCCGGAGTG ATAGCTTGGGGAGCCTGTGCTCTGGTGCTAACGGGCAACGGCATCATCTTCGCCACCATCCTGGGATTCTTCCTGGTCTTCGGGTCGAACGACGACTTCAGTTGGCAACAGTG A